From a single Phragmites australis chromosome 7, lpPhrAust1.1, whole genome shotgun sequence genomic region:
- the LOC133925269 gene encoding stem-specific protein TSJT1-like, protein MLAIFQKHVAHAPQELNSPRSGAAKPKDPDEILRDFHAVHPADAFSASFGGGSTLACVGAHARPAAGYQRMFCGLDDIFCVFLGRLDNLSSLIRQYGLCNKSTNEALLVIEAYRTLRDRGPYPADQVVKDLAGSFAFVVFDNKSGSVFAALGTDGGVPLYWGIAADGSVVICEDRDIVKRGCGKSYAPFPVGCMFHSEGGLKSFEHPMNRLKAMPRVDSEGVMCGATFKVDTFTKINSMPRVGSSTNWAVWDDAV, encoded by the exons ATGTTGGCCATCTTCCAGAAGCATGTGGCGCACGCGCCCCAGGAGCTGAACAGCCCCCGGAGCGGCGCGGCCAAGCCCAAGGACCCCGACGAGATCCTCAGGGACTTCCACGCCGTGCACCCGGCAGATGCCTTCTCCGCCTCCTTCGGGGGTGGCTCCACGCTCGCCTGCGTCGGCGCGCACGCTCGTCCCGCTGCCGGCTACCAGAG GATGTTCTGTGGGCTGGACGACATCTTCTGCGTGTTCTTGGGGAGGCTGGACAACCTGAGCAGCCTGATCCGGCAGTACGGGCTGTGCAACAAGTCCACCAACGAGGCGCTGCTCGTCATCGAGGCCTACCGCACCCTGCGCGACCGCGGGCCATACCCGGCCGACCAGGTCGTCAAGGACCTGGCCGGCTCGTTCGCATTCGTCGTCTTCGACAACAAGTCCGGCTCCGTCTTCGCAGCCCTG GGCACTgacggcggcgtgccgctgtacTGGGGCATCGCGGCGGACGGGTCGGTGGTGATATGCGAGGACCGTGACATCGTCAAGCGCGGCTGCGGCAAGTCGTACGCGCCTTTCCCCGTGGGGTGCATGTTCCACAGCGAGGGCGGGCTCAAGAGCTTCGAGCACCCCATGAACCGGCTCAAGGCGATGCCGCGGGTGGACAGCGAGGGCGTCATGTGCGGTGCCACCTTCAAGGTCGACACCTTCACTAAGATCAACTCCATGCCGCGCGTCGGCAGCTCTACAAACTGGGCCGTATGGGACGACGCCGTCTGA